GCCTAAAGTTGGGCTGTCGTTCTCGTCAGAAGCATCTTTCAACACAGATAAGTATCGCTCTACAACCGCTATCAGGGCTTTCTGGGAAATAGGTTTGGGCAAAAACTCATTTACTCCGGCTTCTTGGGCGCGGCTGCGCTCACCACTGGCTACTCCCGCCGTAAGGGCAATGATGGGTATATGCGCTCCACCGGGTTGTTGGCGGATATATTGGGTAAGGTCATAGCCATTCATCTCCGGCATTTGCAAGTCGGTGATGATGATTTGGGGGCGATATTGTTCAAATTGTGCCACGGCCTCCTGTCCGTGAACGGCTTGTAATAGGGTAATTTTGGGAAAGGCATCCTGTAAGTAAGTACTGGTCAGGAGCATATTGACAGGATTGTCTTCGACCAATAAAATCCGTGCCTGCGCTTGTAGCATGGGGTTCAGCTCTTGTGTGGGTATCGAAACCATACTGTGGGGAGCCTTTAGCGCCCGGATGTGTGCCCAAAGAACACTGGGAACGACCGGCTTCTGAAGACAAATCACCTGCTGCGGCCAATCAGCTTCAGCATATTGCGCAGCGGTGTCATCCATCAAAATCAGCTTTTGGTGCAGTATCGGAGCGTCAATGATTTGATACAGTTTTTGCAATACCTCTAGCCCATTCATATAAGGCATCCGGTAGTCAAGCAAGATAAGGTCATAGTTGTCGGGCTGTTGTGAGATTTGCGCCAGCGCCTCCAAGCCATTAGCGGCTAGGCTTACCTCTGCCTTCCACTGTGTCAGCATTTGGGTCAATATTTGGCGTTGGCGTACATTATCATCAATGACCATTACTCTTTGTGGTATTTCTGGAGGCGGCAAGGGCAATGCCTGTGCGATGGCGGGCAGACTCAGGGTAAACCAAAAGGTGCTCCCTTGGCCTAGGCTGCTATCAAGTTCGAGGTGGCTGCCCATCAGCGCCAGCAAGCGGTTGGAGATGGTAAGGCCCAAGCCTGTGCCCCCAAAACGCCTAGTGGTAGAGGCATCTGCTTGCGAAAAGGCTTCGAAGATCCGTTGGCGGTTTTCGGGGGCAATCCCGATGCCGGTGTCTTCTACAGCAAAGCGAAGGCTTACCTGACGATTTTGTTGTGTGATGAGCCTAAGTTGTAGACAGACCTCGCCTGCTTCTGTAAACTTAACGGCATTGCTGAGCAAATTGACCAATATTTGGCGCAGCCGCACCTCATCCGCCAAGACACGCTCAGGCAAGGCCGCATCAAGGTCTATGAGTAGCTCCAAATGCTTTTGTTGAGCCTGATATTTGACCATATCTACCGCTTGTTTGCAAATCATTTCGAGCGATACAGGCTCTGGGTTTAGCTCTAGCCGACCGGCTTCTATTTTAGAGAAATCGAGGATGTCATTGATTAAATCTAGGAGCAATTCGCCCGACTGATGTACGATATTGAGATGTTGTTGTTGGGTAGGGTTGATGGGCGCTTTGAGCAGCAAGTCTGTAAAGCCAATGATACCGTTAAGCGGAGTGCGTATTTCGTGGCTCATATTGGCCAAAAAGAGAGATTTGGCCTCGTTGGCGGCCTCTGCTTGGTCTTTGGCCACCTGTAGTTCTTTCAAGATATGTTGGCGCTCGTTGTGTTGGCGTTTGGCGTGGATGAGCTGCCCCACAGTAGCAAAAAAAGGCTGCAACTGTTGGATTAGGGTTTCGTGATAGCCTTCGGGGCAGTTGGCCACACCGGCCAGGCCTATCAGTTGGCCATTGATTACAAACGGAATACCCATAAAAGCCTCCAAGGAAGGATGCCCGGGCGGGATTCCCGCACTGGCCGGATGAATAGCCGGGTTATTGGCTATGAGCGGTTTCTGGGTTTTGATGACCTCCCCAAAGAGTGTATCCAGATTCCTAAACTCCATCCCTCCTGCTGCAAAAGATTCGTAGAGGGCCTGACTGTCTTCGTCCCAGGCGATGTTGCTGATGGCAAAGGTTTTGAGGTACGGCTGGTTGTGTTCGTCCTTCAGTATCTCTCCAATAAAGCCATAGGCCGAATACGTCAAGCTGATCAGATGTTGTAAGACCATCTCAAAAGCCTGATGGGTGTCTAGCTTGGCGATAAAACTCCCCTGCATTTCGTTGATGCTTTCGAGGAGGTGCGCCTGCGCCTTGAGTGCTTGCTCGGCACGCTTGCGCTCGTCTATGTCCTGAAGCAGACCATAGATTCGCTGCGGTTTGTGATGTTCAAATACAGGAATACCGATAACCCGCACCCAATACCCTTTGCCTTTGGCCGTAATGATCTGTAGCTCCTCGTCGAAAGGGACTCCGTGTGTCAGTGCTTGGTTGAAGACACGGGTAATGGTATCGCGGCTGTAGCCTTCTTTATAGAAAAACAACCCACTCTCTACATCGCCTTCGTAGTCTTGGGATACCTCGAATATTTCTTTGGTTACCTTGCTCCAGGTGGTCTTGAATGTATGGAGGTCAAGCTCCCAAGTACCGATACGCCCGGCTTCATTGACTTGCTCCAACAAGGTGTAGGCTTTCTGTAGCTCTTGCTCTTTTTGGATACGTTTGCTGATATCGTAGCCCACACAAAGTATCTCGGTAGTCTGTCCGCTAGCGCTGAGCAGCCCTGTCAGCTCCCACTCTGTCGTACGTAGCCCTTTGGTGGTCTGGTGTGTGAGTATCAGCCGGTGAGCTTGTTGAGGCTCGGCCAGACATTTCAGGACAATATCTTGTAGCTGTTCGACTTCTTCGGCCTTGTATACCCCCAAGCTGAAGGGCTTGGCGATAATCTCCTTGCGGCTATAGCCGTGCTCTTGGAGGTAATAGTTGTTGACATAATTGTATTGTCCCTGTTCATTGATTTTGAGTATATAGATAGACTGGTTGGCTAAGATTGCGTTGAGCTCGGCCAGTTCTTCTAAACGAGAGCGGGTCTGGGCTACTTGTTCGCTAATATCGCGATTGCTGCCCCTCAGTCCCCAAAACCGACCCGAAGCATCATAAACTGCCTTACAAACAAGCGAAAGATAGTGTATCTGACCGTTGCTGTCGTATAGTGCATATTCTAAATCGGCTATTTGCACGGATTTTTGCTGCAAGTAAGCTTCTACGTTAGCCCTCAACTCATAGCGGTCTGCTTCGGCTACAAGCTCCCAAAACAGCTCTGGATGATCGTAGAACACCTTGGGGTCATAGCCCGTAATGCGCTCACAAGCTGGAGAGACATAGTAGTAGTGCCCATCGGGGGCAAGCCAAAATTCCCAATGATAGGTAAAATCGGCAATAATGCGGTGTTGTTCTCGCTGGCGGTGTTGTTCGATTTGCTCCATCGCCTCCTCGGCCAATAAGCGTAGGGCTTGCTGTTGTGAGGGCAGCAACTTCTTAGGCACTTGATCGGCCACACAAATAGAGCCCAGACGATAGCCTTGGGCATCTATCAGGGGGTATCCCGCATAAAAACGTATCGGATGCTGGGCATCTGTAACAGAGGGTTTGTCTTTGACGCGTTCGTCGAGCCGCGTGTCCGGTATTTCCAATAAACCCTCCCCTTGGATGGTATACTGACAGAAAGAATGTTCGCGGGGCGTTTCCTGCTCTTCAATACCTATTTTGGATTTGAACCATTGCCTGTCTGTATCTATCAAAGTAATAAAGGCCATCGGTGTTTGGCAGATGTTCGCCGCCAGCTGGGTCAGCCTATCAAAACACGCTTCAGGAGGAGTATCAAGGATATGGTACGAAGCCAAGGCATCGAGCCGTGCTTGTTCTGTTCGCCTCATCAGATTGTTTGTTATTATGTTATGCTCGCTTATCAGGCATTGTAATACCGTACACCAATCCTGATAAATATGCTCAATATAAGCATTTTTACGCAGAAATACCAACAAGGTTAGTCCGGCTTGGTGGGGATACTAAGCGTTGTCTGCCACCCTGAGGCGCTGCAAAAACCGCCAAACAACGGATGTTGACAGTTGCCTGTGAAGACACAGGCGCGGAAAAGCACGAGAATCTTGCGGCGAAGTCTTGTCAAAATATCACAGTTGCGTGTTTTTACGCCTGTGCTTAGTATTTTTGCAAGCATGAAACAGTTTAGTTTATTGGCGATATGCTTATTGGTGGCTTGCCAAGCCCCAAAACAACCCGATACCCTTTTGGAGCCCCAAAAAATGGTGGATATTCTGATTGACTTACACATTGTAGAAGCGCAAGTCAATGACCTCATTAATAGTTCGAAATCGCGGGACTCGCTGCGCTTGGTCTATTTGAGTTTTCAGGAGAAGGTATTTGCCAAACACGGTACAGATGCCGATACTTACTATCAAAACTACGACCATTATCTCCAAAACATCAAACAACTCGACCAAGTATACAAGGCTGTGGCGGATAGCCTGTTGGCCCGTTTTGAGCGCGCCGAAAACAAGACCATCGAGCAAACCCCCGAAGAACAGGAGATTTTGCAACTCATCAAAAATCAAGCCTTCTATGCCGGCGACGCATTGGCCATTTACAACGGCAAGCTGCAAAGCAACAACCCTATATTGCAGCGGTTTATAGCACAGTATTACAATATTCCGGAGAACTACCAGAGTGTCCGCCGCGAGGTAGAAGCAACCCAAGAACGTGAGATGTTGGTGATCTATCGGATGGCTACCGAGCAGTATTACAACCGCGTACAGAAACCCAGCAAACAAGCGCTCGAATAGGCCTAAAACAGGATTGCGACAAATAATCTGCTTGGCTATTGGTACAAAAGAAGCAGCTTGTGTACCTTTGTTGTATTGACCTCATTGTTTTCACCAAATTTTATCATTGCTATGTCTCTCCTTTCTATTGGTACGGTCGCTTTTGATAGTATCGAAACGCCCTTCGGCAACGCCGAGCGCGTCATTGGCGGCTCTTGTACGTATATTGCCCTTTCGGCATCGTACTTTGCCCCAAAAGTAAATATTGTTGCTGTTGTGGGCGATGATTTCCCCCAAGCCGATATTGCCCAGCTCCAAGCACAAGGGGTAGACACTAGCGGCCTGCAAATAAAGCAGGGCGAAAAATCGTTTTACTGGAAAGGCCGCTACCACCACGATATGAATAGCCGCGACACCTTGGTAACGGATTTGAACGTATTGGCTGATTTTGACCCGGTCATCCCCGAGAGCTATCAAGACTGCGAATACCTGATTTTGGGCAACCTCACCCCCGATATTCAACGCCAAGTCATCCACCGCCTCCGCAAGCGCCCTAAGCTGATTGTGATGGATACGATGAACTTCTGGATGGAGGTGGCTATGGACTCGCTGCGCGAAACACTCAAGCTGGTCGATGTGCTTTCTATCAACGACGAAGAGGCGCGCCTGCTCTCGGGCAAATCTTCGCTCGTAAAAGCGGCGCAAGACATCCTCCAGATGGGGCCTAAGTTTCTTATCATCAAAAAAGGCGAACACGGCGCACTGCTATTCCACCAAAATCAGGTGTTTTTTGCCCCTGCCCTGCCGCTCGAAGATGTTGTAGACCCTACCGGTGCCGGTGATACTTTTGCCGGTGGCTTTATTGGCTACTTGGCACAAACCGGAGACATCTCTTTCGACAATATGAAACGTGCCATCATTTATGGCTCTGCCATGGCTTCTTTCTGTGTAGAAAAGTTTGGCCCCGAAGCCCTTACCAAACTTACCGCCGAGGCGCTCAACGCCCGCATTCGTGAGTTTGTAGACCTTGTACAGTTTGAAATCGAGCTGCAATAGGCTTCTTTTAAATATTTTTTGAAAAAATTGCCGCCCCTAGGGGCGGTTTTTTGTATCCAGTTTTTACCCCCTCAGCTACTACTGTATTTACCCAGAGGCTATATCCGGTAAAACAACTACGTAACATTTTACTAACAAAAGCAACAATACATTCAAGTTATAACACATACCTTACGTAAGTAATTTTGACAGCTGGTATATACCTATTAATCGACACAGCGGGTATTTTTGTCGAAAAAACCAATGTATACAAACCTTAAAACACAATAAGCCCGTACCTTTGTTTGATATAGTAAAATGTTTTGGGAGTTTTTAGGGAATAGAAGTATAAAAAAATAGGAAAAAAAAGAATAAAAACCCACGTAATAAATCAAGCTATTTCAAAGAACTTATACACCCCACCAACCCATCTGCTTAACTTAATTATCATTTTTTCCAAATTACTTTCCATAGTCAAATACTTACAAACTTATGATGACACACCAACCCCGTTTGTTGCTGCTGCTGTTAGCTACATTGCTCTTCGGATGGAGTATCGCTGAGGTACAAGCCCAAGAAGGGACGCGGCAGTTGATGCCCCCTGATGGGAGTAATAACCCACAAGGTACTTGTTACATCACCTTTAGACGTAGCCAAGCCCCTAACTTTGCGTTGGAAGGCGCACGCGAATCAGATCGTCTACACATTCATCTCAAAGCTGGTGAAAAAGTCTATTTTGGCATGAAACTCGGTACAGGAACAGCAGCCAACCTCTCGTTCCGTTTCAAAGACCCTGATGGAGTCGATGTTACTGGGTTTGCACGCCAAGTAGTGCCCACCAATGCAACAGCAGGGCTTAATAACGACCCCGGCTATATTGACAACTATAGTCAAGCCATCACTGGCCCCAATGGCATCACCAAAAATGGGAGTACCATTACCACAGGCTACACTCCGAGAAGCTTTACAGCCACTAAAACAGGAGACTATTACATAGAGTTTCAAACTTGGAATGCTGGCAGTTTTGGTAGTGTGGTAAACACCAACCCGCCTGCCTATAATATTGAGTTTTTCGACATCACTGTTACAGATGGAAATGATGTATTGGTAAGCGCTCCGGGCAACCCCAACGAATCAGTTGGGCGCTTGTGGTCGCGCAACTGGGGACTTAGCTCCAATGGTTTCAACAACTTTATATCTACAGAGTTTTTTGTATATACTTTTGATGGCTTTGTAAACAAGTTCAAAGCCCAA
The nucleotide sequence above comes from Eisenibacter elegans DSM 3317. Encoded proteins:
- a CDS encoding response regulator; this encodes MRRTEQARLDALASYHILDTPPEACFDRLTQLAANICQTPMAFITLIDTDRQWFKSKIGIEEQETPREHSFCQYTIQGEGLLEIPDTRLDERVKDKPSVTDAQHPIRFYAGYPLIDAQGYRLGSICVADQVPKKLLPSQQQALRLLAEEAMEQIEQHRQREQHRIIADFTYHWEFWLAPDGHYYYVSPACERITGYDPKVFYDHPELFWELVAEADRYELRANVEAYLQQKSVQIADLEYALYDSNGQIHYLSLVCKAVYDASGRFWGLRGSNRDISEQVAQTRSRLEELAELNAILANQSIYILKINEQGQYNYVNNYYLQEHGYSRKEIIAKPFSLGVYKAEEVEQLQDIVLKCLAEPQQAHRLILTHQTTKGLRTTEWELTGLLSASGQTTEILCVGYDISKRIQKEQELQKAYTLLEQVNEAGRIGTWELDLHTFKTTWSKVTKEIFEVSQDYEGDVESGLFFYKEGYSRDTITRVFNQALTHGVPFDEELQIITAKGKGYWVRVIGIPVFEHHKPQRIYGLLQDIDERKRAEQALKAQAHLLESINEMQGSFIAKLDTHQAFEMVLQHLISLTYSAYGFIGEILKDEHNQPYLKTFAISNIAWDEDSQALYESFAAGGMEFRNLDTLFGEVIKTQKPLIANNPAIHPASAGIPPGHPSLEAFMGIPFVINGQLIGLAGVANCPEGYHETLIQQLQPFFATVGQLIHAKRQHNERQHILKELQVAKDQAEAANEAKSLFLANMSHEIRTPLNGIIGFTDLLLKAPINPTQQQHLNIVHQSGELLLDLINDILDFSKIEAGRLELNPEPVSLEMICKQAVDMVKYQAQQKHLELLIDLDAALPERVLADEVRLRQILVNLLSNAVKFTEAGEVCLQLRLITQQNRQVSLRFAVEDTGIGIAPENRQRIFEAFSQADASTTRRFGGTGLGLTISNRLLALMGSHLELDSSLGQGSTFWFTLSLPAIAQALPLPPPEIPQRVMVIDDNVRQRQILTQMLTQWKAEVSLAANGLEALAQISQQPDNYDLILLDYRMPYMNGLEVLQKLYQIIDAPILHQKLILMDDTAAQYAEADWPQQVICLQKPVVPSVLWAHIRALKAPHSMVSIPTQELNPMLQAQARILLVEDNPVNMLLTSTYLQDAFPKITLLQAVHGQEAVAQFEQYRPQIIITDLQMPEMNGYDLTQYIRQQPGGAHIPIIALTAGVASGERSRAQEAGVNEFLPKPISQKALIAVVERYLSVLKDASDENDSPTLGPDEALLTRLVGERPDLRAKLLALAEQVFVQATQRIEESLKKQDPKMLKAALHKARGTALNLQIKPLYEQSEAIESQIDANTPLATLEAEVERYLRQIKQTVLTIRKMN
- a CDS encoding DUF4296 domain-containing protein → MKQFSLLAICLLVACQAPKQPDTLLEPQKMVDILIDLHIVEAQVNDLINSSKSRDSLRLVYLSFQEKVFAKHGTDADTYYQNYDHYLQNIKQLDQVYKAVADSLLARFERAENKTIEQTPEEQEILQLIKNQAFYAGDALAIYNGKLQSNNPILQRFIAQYYNIPENYQSVRREVEATQEREMLVIYRMATEQYYNRVQKPSKQALE
- a CDS encoding PfkB family carbohydrate kinase, with protein sequence MSLLSIGTVAFDSIETPFGNAERVIGGSCTYIALSASYFAPKVNIVAVVGDDFPQADIAQLQAQGVDTSGLQIKQGEKSFYWKGRYHHDMNSRDTLVTDLNVLADFDPVIPESYQDCEYLILGNLTPDIQRQVIHRLRKRPKLIVMDTMNFWMEVAMDSLRETLKLVDVLSINDEEARLLSGKSSLVKAAQDILQMGPKFLIIKKGEHGALLFHQNQVFFAPALPLEDVVDPTGAGDTFAGGFIGYLAQTGDISFDNMKRAIIYGSAMASFCVEKFGPEALTKLTAEALNARIREFVDLVQFEIELQ